The following coding sequences are from one Rathayibacter sp. SW19 window:
- a CDS encoding DUF4350 domain-containing protein, which translates to MTAPASPAIASPAISLSPTLRGRSRRARFWIILVVIGLATAIGAFLLSGTERAAGPALGADNPAPTGGMAVANVLRQQGVHVVTASTLAQAAAAVRSASDSTILIYDPNAYLSAQKLRTLDNLATTTVLVRPGFTALHTLSPAVTAAGAPKSAATAPLAHCSLPAAVKAGRISPPQAVYRVLNSAYTGCFPTSDGEFALAGLDGARADGTGHAQWVIGSTSVFDNQNVLRDGNAALALNLLGSRDTLVWYLPTLADVDATGPPSLGVLTPGWVTPAVLLMIAAAISAAVWRGRRFGPLVIENLPVVVRAEETMEGRARLYQRSSARLRALDALRIGAAGRIAARLGLPHTATTTEIADAAAALTHVDAFPVRDVLLYAEPRSDTELMRLSGQLRRLEDAVAAETRGAAHPESDNRPDRSSTGE; encoded by the coding sequence ATGACCGCGCCCGCGAGCCCCGCGATCGCGAGCCCGGCGATTTCGCTGTCTCCGACGCTGCGCGGCCGGTCGCGTCGCGCACGGTTCTGGATCATCCTCGTGGTGATCGGGCTGGCCACTGCGATCGGTGCGTTCCTGCTGAGCGGCACCGAGCGGGCTGCAGGGCCGGCGCTCGGCGCGGACAATCCGGCGCCAACCGGCGGGATGGCCGTTGCCAACGTGCTCCGGCAGCAAGGCGTGCACGTCGTCACGGCAAGCACACTGGCCCAAGCGGCTGCGGCCGTGCGCTCGGCGTCAGACAGCACCATCCTGATCTACGATCCGAATGCTTACCTCAGCGCTCAAAAGCTGCGCACCCTCGACAACCTCGCAACGACGACGGTGCTCGTGCGGCCCGGCTTCACCGCCCTTCACACGCTGTCACCCGCCGTCACCGCGGCCGGTGCCCCGAAATCCGCGGCAACTGCGCCGCTCGCGCATTGCTCGTTGCCGGCAGCGGTCAAGGCCGGGCGTATTTCGCCTCCGCAGGCCGTCTATCGGGTGCTGAACAGTGCCTACACCGGCTGCTTTCCGACCTCAGATGGAGAATTCGCCCTGGCAGGACTCGATGGCGCCAGAGCGGATGGCACCGGTCACGCCCAGTGGGTCATCGGGTCGACGAGCGTGTTCGACAACCAGAATGTGCTGCGCGACGGCAACGCCGCCCTCGCGTTGAACCTGCTCGGCTCACGCGACACGCTCGTCTGGTATTTGCCGACCCTGGCCGACGTTGACGCGACCGGCCCGCCGAGCCTCGGCGTGCTGACGCCGGGCTGGGTCACGCCCGCAGTGCTACTGATGATCGCCGCAGCGATCTCTGCCGCCGTGTGGCGCGGGCGCCGATTCGGCCCGCTCGTGATCGAGAATCTCCCCGTCGTCGTGCGCGCGGAAGAGACCATGGAGGGCCGCGCTCGGCTGTATCAACGCTCCTCCGCCCGGCTGCGAGCACTCGATGCCCTGCGCATCGGCGCTGCCGGCCGGATCGCCGCCCGCTTGGGGCTCCCGCACACGGCAACAACAACCGAAATTGCGGATGCCGCCGCCGCCCTGACCCACGTCGACGCATTCCCGGTGCGCGACGTGCTGCTGTACGCGGAACCGCGATCCGACACCGAACTCATGCGGCTGTCCGGACAACTGCGCCGGCTGGAAGACGCGGTCGCGGCAGAGACACGTGGTGCCGCGCATCCGGAATCCGACAACCGCCCCGATCGATCGAGCACGGGAGAATAA
- a CDS encoding DUF4129 domain-containing protein: MSALGTLFTVVGSATGVPVDPDAPHAHDLLVKELSNPAYQAAKPTWLDLAAQAIQNWLASLFAQGSGVTSTFAIVGIVVLVCLAAGALIVFGVPRLNRRGAQDHAVLDPDDARTAAELRSAAAASARAGLWREAVIGVFRAITRGLAERTIVAVQPGTTAHEVAARAADAFPELREPLASGASIFDSVRYLGQPGTAQDYEQLRELDARLNAAHPQNLAQLQSVQAVP; this comes from the coding sequence ATGAGCGCACTCGGCACCCTGTTCACGGTCGTCGGCTCGGCCACCGGCGTTCCCGTCGATCCGGATGCGCCGCACGCGCACGACCTGCTCGTCAAGGAGCTGAGCAACCCGGCCTACCAGGCGGCGAAGCCGACCTGGCTCGACCTCGCAGCGCAGGCCATACAAAACTGGCTTGCCTCACTGTTCGCACAGGGATCCGGCGTCACCAGCACGTTCGCGATCGTCGGCATCGTCGTGCTGGTCTGCCTCGCTGCCGGTGCGCTGATCGTCTTCGGCGTCCCCCGGCTCAACCGGCGTGGCGCGCAGGATCACGCGGTTCTCGACCCAGACGATGCGCGCACGGCGGCCGAACTGCGCTCAGCCGCCGCCGCGTCCGCCCGGGCCGGGCTGTGGCGCGAAGCGGTCATCGGTGTGTTCCGGGCGATCACGCGCGGGCTCGCAGAGCGCACCATCGTTGCCGTGCAGCCGGGCACGACCGCGCACGAGGTCGCCGCCCGCGCCGCGGACGCCTTTCCCGAATTGCGCGAACCGTTGGCCAGCGGCGCGAGCATCTTCGACAGCGTGCGCTACCTCGGGCAGCCAGGCACCGCCCAGGATTACGAGCAATTGCGCGAGCTCGACGCGCGACTGAACGCAGCGCATCCGCAGAACCTCGCACAGCTGCAATCCGTTCAGGCCGTGCCATGA
- the mtrA gene encoding MtrAB system response regulator MtrA codes for MTARILVVDDDTALAEMIGIVLRTEGFEPHFCADGALAVDAFHTSKPDLVLLDLMLPGLDGIEVCARIRAESGTPVIMLTAKSDTADVVKGLESGADDYMVKPFNPKELVARIRTRLRPAPTGPTSEQLQIGDLEVDIAAHEVRRGPTAINLTPLEFDLLLALASKPQQVFTREMLLEQVWGYHYKADTRLVNVHVQRLRAKVEDDPDNPRIVMTVRGVGYRAGAVA; via the coding sequence ATGACCGCTCGCATTCTGGTTGTCGATGACGACACTGCTCTTGCAGAGATGATCGGCATCGTGCTGCGCACCGAAGGGTTCGAACCGCACTTCTGTGCGGATGGCGCTCTTGCCGTCGATGCCTTCCACACCTCGAAGCCCGACCTGGTGCTGCTGGATCTGATGTTGCCGGGGCTCGACGGCATCGAGGTGTGTGCGCGCATCCGCGCCGAATCGGGTACGCCGGTGATCATGCTGACGGCGAAATCCGACACAGCAGACGTGGTGAAAGGGTTGGAATCAGGCGCGGACGACTACATGGTCAAACCCTTCAACCCGAAGGAACTCGTCGCCCGCATTCGCACGAGACTGCGGCCTGCTCCGACTGGGCCGACATCCGAACAGTTGCAGATCGGCGACTTGGAAGTCGACATCGCCGCGCACGAGGTGCGCCGAGGGCCGACGGCGATCAACCTGACACCGCTCGAGTTTGATCTGCTACTTGCTCTTGCCTCGAAACCGCAGCAGGTTTTCACCCGCGAAATGCTGCTCGAGCAGGTATGGGGCTACCACTACAAGGCGGACACGCGCCTGGTGAATGTACACGTGCAGCGCTTGCGCGCGAAGGTCGAGGACGACCCGGACAACCCCAGGATCGTGATGACTGTGCGAGGCGTCGGCTATCGGGCCGGTGCTGTCGCCTAG
- the mtrB gene encoding MtrAB system histidine kinase MtrB, with product MTANARGQGDAAQGDAAPRDAPLRGRQGNASAPGRPGDADPHVRQGNADPQGRTAWRTVRDWRGWREPVATISGLWRGSLQFRTSFITVVLAGVAILVTGLVVSYSVGSDLYQSRLDQAFRDSGRARTSAQATLDAADATDPAAVQDLWESARSGIQTATSTRLVAAFREPGQPSDPFAPTDFATTGLPSKLITPELRKQVQQADGRLYGQSVALPTSDDSTDPGIVVGTELVLPSAGRYELYIGYDLSDSEQTLLFVQRTLLLAGLALILLIGAVTWVVVRFVVAPIRFAAETSQRLAGGDLEVRIPERGEDVLATLARSFNGMADSLQKQITQLAALSQLQQRFVSDVSHELRTPLTTIRLAGDVIYDQREAFPPATARTAELLHTQVERFDRLLSDLLEISRYDAGSVALELEPTNLVRLVEEATDSMSALVANGGSPLRVDAPGGYFDVEIDARRIRRIVWNLLGNAIEHGEGKPIVLTVDSNETAVAISVRDYGLGMTEQDISHVFDRFWRADPSRRRTIGGTGLGLAISLEDASVHGGVIEVWSRPAKGSCFRLTLPRVPGSPIEASPLPLPPLDAEVAA from the coding sequence ATGACGGCGAACGCGCGTGGTCAGGGCGACGCAGCGCAGGGCGACGCAGCGCCGCGCGACGCCCCTCTACGCGGCAGGCAGGGCAACGCCTCCGCGCCCGGCAGGCCGGGCGATGCCGACCCGCACGTGCGGCAGGGCAATGCCGACCCGCAGGGCCGCACGGCCTGGCGCACGGTGCGCGACTGGCGGGGATGGCGTGAACCGGTTGCCACGATTTCCGGATTGTGGCGGGGCTCGCTGCAGTTCCGCACCTCGTTCATCACGGTCGTTCTCGCGGGCGTTGCCATTTTGGTGACCGGCCTTGTCGTCTCATACAGCGTCGGAAGCGATCTTTATCAATCCCGGCTCGATCAGGCATTCCGGGATTCGGGCAGGGCACGAACCAGCGCGCAAGCCACGCTTGACGCGGCGGATGCGACAGACCCCGCTGCGGTGCAGGACCTGTGGGAATCCGCGCGCAGCGGCATCCAGACGGCGACCTCGACGCGGCTCGTCGCGGCGTTTCGGGAGCCCGGCCAACCCAGCGACCCATTCGCACCGACCGACTTCGCAACGACCGGGCTGCCGTCGAAGTTGATCACACCGGAATTACGCAAACAGGTGCAACAGGCCGATGGCAGGCTTTATGGGCAGTCGGTGGCGCTGCCGACATCCGACGACAGCACCGATCCGGGCATCGTCGTGGGCACAGAACTGGTACTGCCGAGCGCTGGACGATATGAGTTGTACATCGGCTACGACCTGAGCGACTCCGAGCAGACACTGCTGTTCGTGCAACGCACGCTGCTCCTGGCAGGCCTCGCGCTGATTCTGCTGATCGGAGCAGTCACCTGGGTGGTGGTGCGGTTCGTCGTCGCCCCGATCCGATTTGCGGCCGAGACGAGCCAGCGTTTGGCCGGCGGCGATCTCGAAGTGCGCATCCCGGAGCGGGGTGAGGACGTGCTAGCCACGCTCGCGCGATCATTCAACGGCATGGCCGACAGCCTGCAGAAGCAGATCACCCAGTTGGCGGCGCTGTCGCAACTGCAACAACGATTCGTTTCGGATGTCTCGCACGAGTTGCGCACGCCGCTCACGACAATCCGGCTCGCCGGCGACGTCATCTACGACCAACGGGAGGCGTTCCCGCCGGCGACGGCCCGCACCGCGGAACTTCTGCACACGCAGGTCGAGCGCTTCGACCGACTGCTCTCCGATCTGCTGGAGATCAGCCGCTACGACGCCGGGTCCGTTGCGCTGGAATTGGAGCCGACGAACCTGGTGCGCCTGGTTGAAGAGGCGACCGACAGCATGAGCGCACTCGTGGCGAACGGCGGGTCTCCGTTGCGGGTTGACGCCCCCGGGGGCTATTTCGATGTCGAAATCGACGCGCGCCGCATCCGTAGAATCGTCTGGAATCTCCTCGGCAACGCGATCGAACACGGCGAGGGCAAGCCAATCGTGCTCACCGTGGACAGCAATGAGACCGCCGTTGCAATTTCGGTGCGCGACTACGGCCTCGGCATGACGGAGCAGGACATTTCGCACGTGTTCGACCGGTTCTGGCGGGCAGATCCGTCTCGGCGGCGCACGATCGGCGGCACGGGGCTGGGGTTGGCGATCTCGCTGGAGGATGCGAGCGTGCATGGCGGTGTGATCGAGGTCTGGTCACGCCCCGCAAAAGGCTCGTGCTTCCGGTTGACACTGCCGCGCGTGCCCGGCTCACCGATCGAGGCGTCACCGCTGCCATTGCCGCCGCTCGATGCGGAGGTGGCCGCATGA
- a CDS encoding LpqB family beta-propeller domain-containing protein, which yields MKAKRMLAALTALLVIGLTGCATIPRSGPVEQGLPVQGQDAGFGPVDYLPSGPSNGATQKEILRGFVDAAVSPQNGYAVAQEFLTPKFSSTWNPDASVTIDTGTGRTESVIDKTHLQLSVTPTAFVDVDGNYRRSESSTALTQPYAFEKVGGQWRISKAPDGVVIDATRFPNVFSAHTLYFFSPDFRYLVPDERWFPSRASTQTRVVKALVSGPAKWLTGAVVTAFPQGTKLAVDSVSISADGQAQVPLNSAANGSGSATALTLGRMKLQLTQSLANVSSVTGVTISIAGVERSVADLGSSTPLQDPVVDVNPLVLKGGAFGFLSGSTVSAVPNMSDKIVALQPSAVTLSAAHDTAAVLTGRGVYDVRSSVDTPKLVDSRPGLIAPSLDNLGFVWSVPADDPSALQVTGADGTSSVIDPGWPDASAIRSIAVSRDGTRVAVLVQTANEQHVMAAGIVRGDANRPDHLTDPVDFGAVTGKNARSLTWLDELSVASLATDANGETTIVTQVIGGDQSVSSGPAAGNVLVGGNNAPPYWVLAPQQSLEGPRGTGWQQKSSGIALLATQLGKPS from the coding sequence ATGAAGGCGAAGCGGATGCTCGCGGCACTGACCGCGCTCCTCGTGATCGGCCTGACCGGCTGCGCAACGATCCCGCGCTCCGGGCCGGTCGAACAGGGCCTGCCCGTTCAAGGGCAGGACGCCGGGTTCGGCCCCGTCGATTATCTGCCATCCGGCCCGTCGAACGGCGCCACGCAGAAAGAGATCTTGCGCGGCTTCGTCGATGCGGCCGTCAGCCCACAGAACGGTTATGCGGTCGCGCAGGAGTTTCTGACACCGAAGTTCTCCTCAACGTGGAACCCGGATGCGTCGGTCACGATCGACACGGGAACCGGGCGAACGGAGTCCGTCATCGACAAGACGCACTTGCAACTCAGTGTGACGCCGACCGCGTTCGTTGACGTCGACGGTAACTATCGTCGCTCGGAGTCTTCGACCGCTCTGACCCAGCCGTATGCCTTTGAGAAGGTGGGCGGGCAGTGGCGCATCTCCAAAGCACCCGACGGTGTCGTCATCGACGCGACGCGCTTTCCGAACGTCTTCAGTGCACACACGCTGTATTTCTTCAGCCCGGACTTTCGCTATCTGGTGCCGGACGAGCGCTGGTTCCCGTCTCGCGCTTCGACCCAGACCCGGGTAGTCAAGGCACTGGTCTCCGGACCGGCGAAGTGGCTCACAGGAGCTGTCGTGACCGCTTTCCCGCAGGGCACGAAACTGGCCGTCGATTCCGTCAGCATCTCGGCAGACGGTCAGGCGCAAGTGCCGCTGAACAGTGCGGCGAACGGGTCGGGCAGTGCGACCGCGCTCACGCTCGGCCGAATGAAACTGCAGCTCACCCAGAGTCTGGCGAACGTCTCGAGCGTCACAGGGGTGACAATCAGCATCGCCGGCGTTGAACGCTCCGTCGCGGACCTCGGCAGTTCCACTCCGCTGCAGGATCCCGTCGTCGATGTGAACCCGCTCGTGCTCAAGGGCGGAGCGTTCGGCTTCCTTTCCGGCAGCACCGTTTCTGCGGTGCCGAACATGTCTGACAAGATCGTCGCCCTGCAGCCGAGCGCTGTGACGCTGTCCGCCGCCCACGACACGGCGGCCGTCCTGACCGGGCGCGGCGTTTACGATGTGCGTTCCAGCGTCGACACCCCGAAACTCGTCGATTCGCGGCCCGGTCTGATCGCGCCGTCTTTGGACAACCTCGGCTTCGTCTGGTCGGTGCCCGCCGACGATCCGAGCGCACTGCAGGTCACTGGAGCGGACGGAACCTCAAGTGTTATCGACCCTGGCTGGCCGGATGCGTCTGCGATCCGATCGATCGCCGTCTCGCGAGACGGCACGCGCGTTGCAGTGCTGGTGCAGACTGCGAACGAGCAGCACGTGATGGCAGCCGGAATCGTGCGCGGCGACGCCAACCGGCCGGACCATCTGACCGACCCGGTCGATTTCGGTGCCGTCACCGGCAAGAATGCTCGCTCACTCACCTGGCTGGACGAGCTGTCGGTCGCGTCACTGGCGACAGACGCCAATGGCGAGACGACAATCGTCACGCAGGTGATCGGCGGCGATCAATCTGTGAGCTCGGGCCCGGCGGCAGGCAATGTGCTCGTCGGCGGTAACAATGCGCCACCGTACTGGGTGCTCGCGCCGCAGCAATCGCTCGAGGGGCCTCGTGGCACCGGATGGCAGCAGAAGAGCAGCGGCATCGCCCTCCTGGCCACCCAGCTGGGCAAGCCCTCCTGA
- a CDS encoding ComF family protein, with the protein MPLLDLTSLRGAALDALAVFAPTTCSGCGLDDRALCEPCAAALQPDVTAVAVGDERTLVVHCGLRYQGVARRVLLAVKESGRTDAAPALARAARAAVAGALHTCERAGGTADRHPAAMVLRGRVELATIPSTRAAFRVRGYHPTELVLAHAGLRASHPLRAARQTLDQAALGIDARSANRDGSLRARRTLSGRIFILVDDILTTGATLREARRAIEAAGGVVLAAAVLANTERRQSLR; encoded by the coding sequence ATGCCCCTGCTTGACCTCACGTCGTTGCGCGGTGCGGCGCTGGACGCGCTGGCGGTGTTTGCACCGACAACGTGCAGCGGATGCGGCCTCGACGACCGCGCACTGTGCGAGCCGTGCGCGGCAGCGTTGCAACCGGACGTGACGGCGGTGGCGGTTGGCGACGAGCGGACCCTTGTGGTGCATTGCGGGCTGCGCTACCAGGGCGTTGCGCGGCGCGTGCTGCTTGCGGTCAAGGAGAGCGGTCGAACGGATGCCGCGCCCGCGCTGGCCCGCGCGGCGCGCGCCGCCGTCGCTGGTGCGCTTCACACCTGCGAGCGCGCCGGCGGTACCGCCGATCGCCACCCGGCGGCGATGGTGCTGCGCGGCCGTGTTGAATTGGCAACGATCCCGTCGACTCGGGCGGCGTTTCGGGTGCGTGGCTATCATCCGACAGAACTGGTCTTGGCGCACGCGGGCCTGCGGGCGTCGCATCCGTTGCGGGCCGCGCGTCAGACGCTGGACCAGGCGGCGCTGGGCATCGATGCGCGCAGCGCAAACCGAGACGGTTCGCTGCGGGCACGGCGCACATTGAGCGGTCGGATCTTTATTCTGGTCGACGACATTCTCACGACAGGTGCGACGCTGCGCGAAGCCAGGCGGGCGATCGAGGCGGCGGGTGGCGTGGTGCTCGCGGCGGCGGTTCTTGCGAATACCGAGCGCAGGCAAAGCCTCCGCTGA
- the hpf gene encoding ribosome hibernation-promoting factor, HPF/YfiA family — translation MEISIVGRNLGITDRFRDYANEKAEKVSHLADRALALEIKVSRHNEKSTGQNGEDRVEMTLYGPGPVVRAEATGTDKYAAYDVALGRLLERVRRAKDRRKVHRGQHRPTSLREASTGGFSAVHITPAPVAVLEQVRTGAVPVQESNVEAVEEADDYSPVVIRKKVFASVPMTVDDALYYMELVGHDFYLFIDQETERPSVVYRRKGWDYGVIALDDEADELQEVATASRKLAH, via the coding sequence ATGGAAATCAGCATCGTCGGACGCAACCTGGGGATCACGGATCGCTTTCGCGACTACGCGAACGAGAAGGCTGAAAAGGTTTCTCATCTGGCAGATCGTGCCCTTGCTCTCGAGATCAAGGTGAGTCGCCACAACGAGAAATCGACCGGTCAGAACGGCGAAGACCGGGTGGAGATGACCTTGTACGGGCCGGGTCCGGTGGTGCGAGCTGAGGCGACAGGCACGGACAAATACGCGGCATACGATGTCGCCCTCGGCCGGCTGCTGGAACGGGTGCGCCGAGCGAAGGACCGAAGAAAGGTGCATCGCGGGCAGCATCGACCGACCTCGCTCCGCGAGGCGTCCACTGGCGGGTTCAGTGCTGTGCACATCACGCCGGCACCAGTTGCCGTACTGGAACAGGTGCGAACAGGCGCGGTGCCCGTGCAGGAGTCGAATGTTGAGGCAGTCGAAGAGGCGGACGACTACAGTCCGGTCGTCATCCGCAAGAAGGTCTTCGCATCTGTGCCGATGACCGTCGACGACGCCCTGTACTACATGGAACTCGTCGGGCACGACTTCTACCTGTTCATCGATCAGGAAACCGAACGGCCGAGCGTCGTGTATCGGCGCAAGGGTTGGGATTACGGCGTCATCGCCCTGGATGACGAAGCCGATGAACTGCAGGAGGTCGCAACAGCCAGCCGGAAGCTCGCTCACTGA
- the secA gene encoding preprotein translocase subunit SecA: MASVLEKVLRVGEGRTLRRLQAYAKAVNALEDDFKQLSDDDLRDETVELRERYANGESLDDLLPEAFAAVREASVRTLGMRHFDVQIMGGAALHLGNIAEMKTGEGKTLVATTAAYLNAIAARGVHIVTVNDYLANYQSELMGRVFRALGMSTGVILAGQTPEERREQYAADITYGTNNEFGFDYLRDNMAWQASDMVQRGHFYAIVDEVDSILIDEARTPLIISGPSSGEANRWFNEFASLATRLVAEVDYEVDEKKRTVGVLEPGIEKVEDYLGIDNLYESANTPLISFLNNAIKANALFKKDKDYVVMNGEVLIVDEHTGRILMGRRYNEGIHQAIEAKEGVAVKAENQTLATVTLQNYFRLYKKLSGMTGTAETEAAEFMSTYKIGVVPIPTNKPMIRIDQPDLVYKNEEAKFGQVVEDIVGRHEKGQPVLVGTTSVEKSEYLSRLLAKKGVRHEVLNAKNHAREAAIVAQAGRLGSVTVATNMAGRGTDIMLGGNAEFLAVAELNAKGLSPIETPDEYEAEWDTVFDRVKAGVGEEADKVIEAGGLYVLGTERHESRRIDNQLRGRSGRQGDPGESRFYLSLTDDLMRLFNAGAAQSLMSRNNVPDDLAIESKVVSRAIRSAQSQVEARNAEIRKNVLKYDDVLNRQREAIYDDRRRVLEGDDLHERTQRFLDDVIDDILEGHTGEGTAEDWDFDALWNELKTLYPIGLTIDEVVSEAGARGRINRDFMRREILSDAHIAYQHREEQLGSPAMRELERRVVLSVIDRRWRDHLYEMDYLKDGIGLRAMAQRDPLVEYQREGYSMFQQMMGAIREETVGFLFNLEVEVTQASGEVTGVAAKGLTQEESDQPQLSYTAPSDAGGVEVRNARGQIERGATDRAERARLREVAASEQAQGQQAQGQQAQGQQAQGQQAAQSQQSGGRGAFGQKTDAVATEAPTNRAQRRAQERKRH, from the coding sequence GTGGCCTCAGTTCTCGAAAAAGTTCTTCGTGTCGGCGAAGGTCGAACACTGCGTCGTCTTCAGGCCTACGCGAAGGCGGTCAACGCGCTTGAGGACGACTTCAAACAGCTCTCGGACGACGACCTGCGCGACGAGACGGTCGAATTGCGCGAGCGGTACGCCAACGGGGAGTCGCTCGACGACTTACTGCCTGAAGCCTTTGCCGCCGTGCGTGAGGCCTCCGTGCGCACGCTTGGAATGCGCCACTTCGACGTTCAGATCATGGGCGGCGCCGCGCTGCACCTCGGCAACATCGCCGAGATGAAAACCGGTGAAGGCAAGACGCTCGTGGCCACGACAGCCGCCTATCTCAATGCGATTGCCGCCAGAGGCGTGCACATCGTCACAGTCAACGACTACCTGGCGAACTATCAGAGCGAATTGATGGGTCGCGTCTTTCGTGCCCTCGGCATGTCGACCGGGGTGATTCTCGCCGGCCAGACCCCGGAAGAGCGGCGCGAACAGTACGCGGCCGATATCACCTACGGCACCAACAACGAGTTCGGATTCGACTACCTGCGCGACAACATGGCCTGGCAGGCATCCGACATGGTGCAGCGCGGCCACTTCTACGCAATCGTCGACGAAGTCGACTCGATCCTCATCGACGAGGCACGCACGCCGCTGATCATCTCGGGCCCATCAAGCGGCGAAGCCAACCGGTGGTTCAACGAATTCGCGAGCTTGGCCACTCGACTGGTCGCAGAAGTCGACTACGAGGTCGACGAGAAGAAGCGCACCGTCGGTGTGCTCGAGCCCGGAATTGAGAAGGTCGAGGACTACCTCGGCATCGACAACCTCTACGAATCGGCGAACACCCCACTGATCTCCTTCCTGAACAACGCCATCAAGGCGAACGCGCTGTTCAAGAAAGACAAGGACTACGTCGTGATGAACGGTGAGGTTCTGATCGTCGACGAACACACCGGCCGCATCCTGATGGGTCGCCGCTACAACGAGGGCATCCACCAGGCGATCGAAGCCAAGGAGGGTGTCGCGGTCAAGGCGGAGAACCAGACGCTGGCGACGGTGACTCTGCAGAACTACTTCCGCCTCTACAAGAAGCTCTCCGGCATGACCGGTACGGCCGAGACCGAAGCTGCCGAGTTCATGTCGACCTACAAGATCGGGGTCGTGCCGATCCCGACCAACAAGCCGATGATTCGCATCGACCAGCCTGACCTCGTCTACAAGAACGAGGAGGCGAAGTTCGGCCAGGTGGTCGAGGACATCGTCGGGCGGCACGAGAAGGGTCAGCCGGTGCTGGTCGGCACGACGAGTGTCGAGAAAAGCGAGTATCTCTCCCGCCTGCTGGCGAAGAAGGGTGTTCGGCACGAGGTGCTGAACGCGAAGAACCATGCCCGTGAGGCGGCGATCGTCGCGCAGGCCGGGCGGCTCGGCTCTGTCACCGTCGCCACGAACATGGCCGGTCGCGGAACAGACATCATGCTCGGAGGCAATGCCGAATTCCTTGCCGTCGCCGAGCTGAACGCGAAGGGCCTCAGCCCCATCGAGACGCCGGATGAATACGAGGCGGAGTGGGATACCGTGTTCGATCGGGTCAAGGCCGGCGTCGGTGAAGAGGCCGACAAGGTCATCGAAGCGGGCGGCCTCTATGTGCTCGGCACGGAACGCCACGAGTCCCGGCGGATCGACAACCAGCTGCGCGGTCGCTCCGGCCGTCAGGGCGACCCGGGGGAGAGCCGGTTCTACCTGTCGCTGACCGACGACCTGATGCGACTGTTCAACGCAGGCGCAGCGCAAAGCCTGATGAGCCGCAATAACGTGCCCGATGACCTGGCCATCGAATCCAAGGTCGTCAGCCGCGCCATCCGCAGTGCACAATCGCAGGTCGAGGCGCGAAACGCGGAGATTCGCAAGAATGTGCTCAAGTACGACGACGTGCTCAACCGGCAACGTGAAGCGATCTACGACGATCGCCGCCGAGTGCTCGAGGGCGACGACCTGCACGAGCGCACTCAGCGGTTCCTCGACGACGTGATCGACGACATTCTCGAGGGTCACACCGGCGAGGGCACAGCGGAGGACTGGGACTTCGACGCACTGTGGAACGAGCTGAAAACGCTGTATCCGATCGGCTTGACGATCGATGAGGTGGTCTCCGAGGCGGGAGCACGCGGCAGGATCAACCGTGACTTCATGCGGCGCGAGATCCTGTCGGATGCGCACATCGCCTACCAGCACCGGGAGGAGCAGCTCGGATCGCCCGCCATGCGCGAGCTCGAACGACGCGTCGTGCTGTCGGTGATCGACCGACGCTGGCGCGACCACCTCTACGAGATGGACTACCTCAAGGACGGCATCGGCCTCCGTGCGATGGCACAGCGCGACCCGCTCGTCGAGTACCAGCGCGAAGGCTACTCGATGTTCCAGCAGATGATGGGCGCCATTCGCGAGGAGACGGTCGGCTTTCTGTTCAACCTCGAGGTCGAGGTCACCCAGGCATCCGGCGAGGTGACCGGTGTCGCTGCGAAGGGGCTGACTCAGGAGGAGTCCGATCAGCCGCAGCTGAGCTACACCGCTCCGAGCGACGCCGGCGGCGTGGAAGTGCGCAACGCACGCGGTCAGATCGAGCGCGGTGCAACCGACCGCGCCGAACGAGCGCGCCTGCGCGAGGTCGCGGCCAGCGAGCAGGCCCAAGGACAGCAAGCTCAGGGTCAGCAGGCCCAAGGTCAGCAAGCCCAGGGTCAGCAAGCGGCGCAGAGCCAGCAGTCGGGTGGGCGCGGTGCATTCGGTCAGAAGACCGATGCGGTCGCGACAGAGGCGCCCACGAACCGCGCGCAACGCCGTGCGCAGGAGCGCAAGCGGCACTGA